The DNA sequence GATGGAACAGCTCTACAAGCCCTTTATCCGCCAGGGAAATCCCTTGATTGTGATGGATGAAAAATCGGCCGAGCTTACCAAGTACGCTGCCAATGCCTTCCTCGCAACCAAGATTACCTTTATGAACGAAATTGCCAACTTCTGCGAGAAAGTGGGCGCCGATGTAGACAAGGTTCGCCTCGGCATCGGTTCGGATACGCGCATAGGAAAACGCTTTTTGTTTCCGGGTATCGGCTACGGCGGAAGCTGTTTTCCTAAGGATGTACTCGCCCTTCAGCGTAGCGGACGTGAAGAAAACTACGAGTTTCAGGTGCTGAACTCCGTAATTGCCGTGAATGAAAGACAACGAACCATTTTGGTTGACAAACTCCGACGGTTTTTTGAAATGAACCTCAAGGGTAAACGCATTGCCATGTGGGGACTCTCCTTTAAACCCGATACCGACGATATCCGCGAAGCCCCCGCTTTGTACATGATTAACCAGCTTTTGGCCGAAGGTGCCACGGTAAAAGCCTACGACCCCGAAGCCATGAAAAATGTACAACGCATGCTCGCCGATCGCATCGAATACGCAGACAATCCCTATGAAGCGCTGGACGGTGCCGACGCCCTTATTATCGCGACGGAGTGGGCGGTTTTCCGCAATCCTGACTTCGAGAAAATAAGGGATTTGCTTAGCGCCCCGGTAATATTTGATGGCCGAAACCTATATGAGACCGAGCGCATGCGCGACCTCGGCTTCTACTACGAAAGCATTGGGCGCGAAACGGTAAATCCCATTCTTGAATGAAACGCGTTCTGATAACCGGGGCTGCAGGC is a window from the Cryomorphaceae bacterium genome containing:
- a CDS encoding UDP-glucose/GDP-mannose dehydrogenase family protein, producing the protein MNIAVVGTGYVGLVTGTCFAETGNNVMCVDIDAEKVEMMKQGKVPIYEPHLDVLFERNIRQERLKFTTNLEEAIKDAEIIFLALPTPPGEDGSADLSYILRVSRQLGQMITDYKVIVDKSTVPVGTADKVRETIASLTDVPFDVVSNPEFLREGFAVDDFMKPDRVVIGVSSERAAKVMEQLYKPFIRQGNPLIVMDEKSAELTKYAANAFLATKITFMNEIANFCEKVGADVDKVRLGIGSDTRIGKRFLFPGIGYGGSCFPKDVLALQRSGREENYEFQVLNSVIAVNERQRTILVDKLRRFFEMNLKGKRIAMWGLSFKPDTDDIREAPALYMINQLLAEGATVKAYDPEAMKNVQRMLADRIEYADNPYEALDGADALIIATEWAVFRNPDFEKIRDLLSAPVIFDGRNLYETERMRDLGFYYESIGRETVNPILE